From Gossypium raimondii isolate GPD5lz chromosome 11, ASM2569854v1, whole genome shotgun sequence:
tcTTTAGTAAATGTGACTTCTCATTGATAGAAGTTTGATACGagtgaaaaatatatttgttaaaatatttatataaaaattttgattataaaatattaaaaaattataataatataaattatgaatttttgttgtACCAATTGTTGActcaaatattgaaataatacaTGGTTTAAAGAGACATTTTAACACTTTGTTTCCCTTGTAATTTGAAAGAGAATGATAAGTAATAAGATAGTATTATGTTGTGTGTTCATGCTCAACCAAGTTTTGTTAGAATTTTTTGTCCAACCAAAAACTATTGGTGAATAAATAAGACAATAAATATTGGTCCCTACATATATAGCATGTGGTTCATTAGTTATGTCTAAACACACCAATGGGAAGGTTCACCATAACTTGTCCACTGAGACTTCACATGCTAACACTGTCCATGAAACTTACCTCTCAAAGGAAAGATATACTTGTAGAAGGGAGAGTTTTTAAAGCAACTAACATCTTGGAAGGATACCTTCAATTTTTATAAGACATTATCAATTAAAGAAATGATATTTGAGTCTTTGATTAAGTTTAGGAATTCTAATAACGATTACAAAACtcataaagttaaaaaaaaaaaaatcatcttttTATGGGTAGAATACatatcatcaaatcaattttaaatttgattgaattacacattttattaaatatttgttatattgatCCCACTCAATAATAATGTATTACCAATTTGGGTTTaggttcaattttttatttttcaaaataagggtAATCAAAAAGCTTTTCAAGGCACTATCCATACAGTAGTCATCTATTTCACATTTGCAGACCTAGTATTATATAAAGACAGTTGAAGCTCCCTTCCTTTCACTTGCGCTCTTTATCTCTTTCAGCTTCATTGCTTACTTCTTCTCCTTTATTTACTTTCACACTCAAAtctcaataataataaaatggccCTCAAGTTGTACGGGGCAGCCATGTCCCCCTGCACCTCTCGTGTGATGACCTGTTTGCATGAAAAAGAAGCTGATTTCGAGCTCATTCCAATCGACCTTTTTGCCGGTGAACACAAGCAGCTTCCTTTCCTAGCCAAGAACGTAAACCCGCagttattcttttattttagtcactataTATTACGAGCATTTGATAGTTGCTTAGAGTTTTCATggcttctttttaattttgtgaaatatattttGCAGCCCTTTGGTCAGATTCCAGCGTTAGAAGATGGCGATCTCAGTCTTTTTGGTAGGCTGCTGTTATCACTTTGTGGTCCAAAtatttgatagaaaaaaaaaataaacacttgTTTTGATCATTGTTTTTTGTAATGTTTATGTACATCAGAATCTAGAGCCATCTCAGCATACGTGGCTGAAAAGTATAAGGAAGCAGGCCATGATCTAATCAGGTGCCAAAGCCTAAAAGAAGCGGCTGAGGTGAAAGTGTGGATGGAGGTGGAATCCCAGCAATACCATCCCGCAATTTCCCCAATCATATTCCAGTTCTTTGCGGCACCTCTGCAGGGAAAAGTCCCCGATCAAGCAATCATCGATGAAAACTTGGAGAAGCTAGGCAAAGTGCTGGACGTATACGAGGAGAAACTGAGCCGCACCAAGTACCTTGCGGGTGATTTCTACAGCTTGGCCGATTTGTTCCACTTGTCTTTCACTTACTATTTCATGAAAACCCCTTGTGCTAA
This genomic window contains:
- the LOC105803031 gene encoding glutathione S-transferase F13 encodes the protein MALKLYGAAMSPCTSRVMTCLHEKEADFELIPIDLFAGEHKQLPFLAKNPFGQIPALEDGDLSLFESRAISAYVAEKYKEAGHDLIRCQSLKEAAEVKVWMEVESQQYHPAISPIIFQFFAAPLQGKVPDQAIIDENLEKLGKVLDVYEEKLSRTKYLAGDFYSLADLFHLSFTYYFMKTPCANLINERPHVKAWWEDISSRPAFQKVASAMTFGEKGN